ATTTCCCCAAATCATACAAGTTTttctaaatatctaaacattgtCAACAACTTTTTGCTGCAGTAAATCAAAATGATCATAACATCACTCATAACCCTTTTACTATATACTGTTTTTATCATGTGTAGCAACACTGTTCCTATTGTtccttttattttcatgttttcccAAATCATAATAAACATCCAAAGGAATAAACTGGATTGAATTACCAGTAGATCATAAGGTCACTGAGGTCAGATCCGCTGATGTTGGTTGTGTATCATTGTGTATCACACGATACACGTTGCTTGTCATTGTTTGTTCTTCAGTCTCACTAGTGTGTTCTTCATTTAGCTGTCAGTTGAGCTTTATAACATTGCCTGgcaaataaatgtgtgtttttgtttagttttttttgttgttcttgATTCTTCTGAAATGGAGCGTGTGGCACATCATGTGGGATTGATTTGTGTATCACTGTAGAGTGActgaaaactaataaaaactgaaaacttttatatatatatagctcatAGCTACTGTACACATTTTGACTGATGGATGCATCAGTTTTAGTTCTTGTAAGCGCTTATCTACTTCTCTTTTgttttctgattctgatgcaGGATTTTGAGGACGGTGGTAAAGACAGAAAAGGGTCGATGAGCTCAAAATattacagaatgaattacaCTGAGAGTAAATAAGACAGCTGTGGTGTTTgtaatttaaacttaaattacataaaaagcaGTGTTATAAATGTTGAATAAGAGTACAGAAAGCGAGTAAATTATGAAGAAGACTCTAAATTCATTAGTCAGTCTAATATTTCCTTAAATGTaggatttaaaaatacataaatcataACTAAGTTTTTTGATTGtccaatgattaaaaaaaaatgttaatttcatctctaaataagaaataaagtgctgttttgtctttttcaaACCCACATAAGTTCATGAGTAACAGTCtcagtttttctgttttaatagacATTAGATTCAAAACTATTTAAGCCTTAAATGACAGATTGTGAAAAGCACATATATCTACATCACAGCAACCTGTGAAACTGAACAGAGATGATAAATTCagaaaacaagataaaaataaCTGGGCATTTTCTATTTGTATGTAGAAACTGAAAGTTCATTATAATTAATTGAGTTCTGAACTAATTCAAACACTGCACATTTAGCATGTTTTCTTTATcaatcacacctgattcaactcatcagctcattagcagcaactccaagacctgaaatgaGTGTCAGACAAAGCAGTGTTGGGGAACCTCTGGGCTAATACATGCTGCATACTCCGgtacagtaggtggcggtatgtACCTGATAAATCATGATTGTAATCCGTCATAAAAccaagaagaagaaggagaagaagaagaagaagaagaacaacAGCGATCACAAACCGAAAGTTTTTTAAAGACTTCTGGATTCTGTTCCTACACAAGATCGTCTGAACTACTGCAAGTAAGTCTGAATACTTCCACGATTACAGTTATTTAGGAGAATGATGAACGGGTTTCAGAGCTATATGAAGCGGGATTTGTTAAGTTATAACTTATACCTGTCGCCGAAGTAACAAACACCGAGAAGCAGAAAGATATTAAAACAAACCGTTTAAAGACGACGCATATTTAACAAGTCTGTAACAATGTAGCATTAAGAATAATtataaaagtgttattttatttcccCTTTTTAAACCCGAGCAAAACTAATCttcttttaaacttcttaaTGCTCCGAAAGTTGCTGCAGTAATGTTCATGTAAATAAAGACATGTGTTGTGAGTGATCTGAAGAGATTATGATCCAATTACATGGCAGTATATTTGTAtcatatgttatttttatattgattgTTTGATAACTCAATCATTCAGCACTagttcttcttcttcatcattTATTCCTCTGAACTCTCATGATGTTGATCTCAGACAGAGACACATTGTCATGTCCAGGTCCTGATGAGCATCTGATGGTCTTCAGAGACACAAAGATCTCAGTGTTGAGCTGTTCATCTGCAGTATGTCAGAGAAGAGAGGAAAGATGAGTCTCTCACAGAAACAGAGGTAAGACTGAGTCTGCTTTCacagaaaacaacaacatactTCAACAAGCAGTGTTTTCTCTCACTATTGTCATCTCAAATGCTTTGCAGAACAAAGTAGAACTTCCTATAAAAGTTTTAGATTGTTTAAAACAGGTTAAAAATGATTGttatatttaatgattattcttatgattaaataaaaactaataattagTGATATTGATTATTATAAATGCAGAGTACAGAAAACTGCAGTGTGACGTGTTATCATGCAGGAGGCCTACAACTAGAAGTGTTTAGAAAGGTctaaggaaaaaaatattgggttaaatacaacccagcgctgcgtaaaatatggacgaacccagcgattgggttgtttagacccagaaggttgggttaaacatttaacctattggttgaaaacaacccagcatgtgttctgtccaatatttacccagcactgggttgtatttaacccagcattttttagagtatataatactataaactaattatttttaCCTCAATCTGTGACATGAAACCACATCAGATCccaaaaggaagttatttcaaactCTCAAATGATGTTTGATTATGTGGTTTTGATTAGTTGGTGTATATAATGGAAGGGCCGCATTAGAAGTGTTTTTGCTGAGAAAGTGAATGATGCTGAAGCTGTAAATAATGAAAGGATGGGTGAGTGTTGAAGCTGGGCTCAGTGCACTATTGCTAGGGAAGATATAAATGAGGGAGAAGAGAGACGACTGAGACTGAGGAGAATGTAGGTTAATGTGGCTCAATGGTAGAAATGAAGCTCGTGTGTTACGTGAGGATGCTGCTGCTGTGACAGAAGAGAGCTTGAACACTGTACTGTGATTGAAGGAGAtttatacttttctgttttTTCCATTTGAGGTATATATTgtagtttcttttttaaaatttgtgaaattgattgtattaaataaaggaaaaaagctctctctctgttctttGTGTGACTAGTGTGAGATCAGGCTCACATGTGTCcagctctgtgtctgtgaagagtgaCCAGTCAAAAGGTGAACCACTGAACTTCAGTGAAGAAACACCATCAGCTGCTGAACGgtatttcatgtgttttgtaTTATATAGATAATTTCTCCACTGGGATATTTGTGATAgaaattaactaaataaaacaataaatcacGGATCATAATATCTGCTTTCCTTTTTATTGAAGTCTGTCTGGAGCTTCTTTCCAGTAAAACAATTACACAAGCAGCAACAAGGAGGCATACATTAACCATAGAGACATGAATATGTCCTTCCATCTGTTTAATTAACATTTgcagcattaaaatattttaaaaaagactGAAGAACTCctgtaatagtttttttttttttttttctattatttgtCATTAGTTCTCTCCTTATAGGACAGAAAAACTTAAATTTGCTCTGAAATAGAACCTTTTCTTTAACCGCATTAACTTATAGCTGCAGCATTAACAGCTGATGTATGCTCTCTATCTTTAATTTAAAGAGGCAAGAGATTTCTCTAATGTTTTGCCTTAactgcatttaattttatttgccaTTTTAACAGGCTGCAATATGAGACCTTAGATTCAGACTTCCAGATTAACAGCAACCACAAGAATTTCACAGACAAACTCCTAGGAATCTTCCAGGTAGGAAACATATTTTCATGAATGTCTGTATTTATAAGAAGCAAATTGGTTACTGGACAATGTTTCTTGTttcttttacaaatatttttaattactgattttataatttgtaCCAAAATTAATGTGGATTtggttctgttgttttttttttttttttgctttgtaggatcttgaaaataaaataatcaaattcataaaaaatgagctggaaatgtttaaaaaaatattacaaaaagagAACACGCACAACTTTGTGAAGGATTTTAATGAGAACAGATGCAGTAACAAAGAAGCAGCTCTTGATCTCACGCTCTACTTCCTGAGAGAGATGAAGCAAGATGAAGCTGCTGATACTCTAGAAGGTAAGAGACTCTGTTCGCTGCTTCCAGCGCTGTTTCAATCTGTTTTCTCTTCCACGATCACTGTTATGACTCAGAGGAAGCTCATTTGCTGTTCATATGCCTCTCATATTATGTTCATAACCTGCCCTGTCTCTTCCAATAACAGACTTCCTTTAGACTTCCACATTCTGTTCAGTACATAACAAACCCAGAGACTAACCAATCtgtgtattttattcctgtgtttaGATGAGCTGATCTTCATTCATCAGCTAAAATGTAGTCTAAAGAGGAAGTATCAATGTGTGTTTGAAGGAATTTCAAAGCAAGGTGACTCTACACTTCTGAATAACATCTACACAGATATCTATATCACTCAGGGTTGTAGTGAACAGGTCAATACTGAACATGAGGTAAGACAGATTGAAGTTGTTTCCAGACGTCATGAATCACAGGAGATACAGGTTGAATGCAAAAATTTGTTTGAAGCACCTGAACAAGACAAGCAGATCAGAACTGTACTGACAAAAGGAGTTGCTGGCATCGGAAAAtcagtctctgtgcagaagtttgTTCTGGATTGGGCCGAAGGAAAAGAAAATCAAGATATCAGCTTCATATTTCCTCTTCCATTCAGAGAGATGAACTTAAAGGAGCAAGAAAAACTAAGTTTGATGGACCTTATAACTCAGTTTTTCCCAGAGACAAAAGGACTGAAGCTTACAAGAAGAAATCAGTTCAAAGTCTTGTTTATTCTTGATGGATTGGATGAATGTCGACTACCTGTAAACTTTAAGGATAATGAGATGTGGTCTGATGTATCATCACCAGCCTCTCTGGATGTTCTCCTAACAAACCTCATCAAGGGAAATCTGCTTCcttctgctctcatctggatcaccacCAGACCAGCAGCTGCCAGTAAGATTCCTCCTGACTGTATCGACCGGCTGACAGAGATACGAGGATTCAGTGATGCACAAAAGGAGGAGTACTTCAGAAAAAGAATCACGGATGAGAATCAGACCAAAGAAATCATTGATCATGTTAAACAATCAAAGAGTCTCTTtatcatgtgccacatcccagtCTTCTGCTGGATTTCAGCCACTGTTCTCCAGAATATTTTGGAGGAGAAAAGAAATAATGTTGTGAAAAATAATCCGGCTGATGATGCCTCCAAAACACCGCAGGAGTCAAATACTGAAGACACTCCTAAGACTCTGACACAAATGTACACACACTTTCTCAGATTTCAGATCCAGCAGAGCAGACGAAAGTATGATGGAGAATATACACCAGATGTTTCCTGGGATAAAGATGCCATCTATTCACTGGGGAAACTGGCATTTCATCAGCTGGAAAGAAACAATGTGATCTTCTATGACACAGATCTGGAAGCCTGTGGTATTGACGTCTATAAGGCATCAGTGTACTCAGGCATGTGTACCCAGATCTTTAAGGAGGAAACGGGGATCGTTCTTGGTACCATGTACTGCTTCGTTCACTTGAGCATTCAAGAGTTTATTGCAGCTCTTTATGCACATCTGTTTCTAGACATAAAGCAGAGAAGTATATTTGTTCATGAGTCTACagaacaggaaaacaaaagtgAAACCATGATTGATTTGCTCAAGACTGCAGTGGACAAGGCACTAGAGAGTGATAATGGACACCTGGATCTTTTTCTTCGATTCCTCCTTGGTTTGTCACTCCAGTCCAATCAGAGACTCTTACAGGGTCTATTGacacagcaaaatggaaatgaCCAGAGCAAAAAAGAAATAGTCCAGTACATcaagcagaaatgtgaagctAATCTGTCTCCAGAGAGATCCATCAATCTGTTCTactgtctgaatgaactgaacGACCAAACTCTGGTGAAAGAGATTCAGACCCACCTTAGCAAAGGAAGTCTCTCATCTGCTGATCTTTCACCTGCCCAGTGGTCTGCTTTGGCCTTTGTGTTGTTGACATCAGAGGAGGAGCTGGAGGAGTTTGAGCTTCAGAAATTCAAGAAATCAGACGAGTGTCTCATTAGATTATCAGCAGTCATCAAAACCTCCAAAAGAGCTCTGtaagttaatttttattttttttgcttttatcctgaaaaatacatttgtctAGGGTTCCCATACATCCTGGAAAACCTGGAAAATTAATTAGTGAAAACTTGTTCtgcaaaattattttacaaatatttttgtgtttttctttaattgtttCAAGGAGAACAAAATGTTTCATTCTCAGCTAATGTTAGCAGATGGTTAGTCCATCAAATTTCTGCAGTAAATGTCAACAGATAATCAGCTACCTAgtgattgtgatttattttaatgtataatttcagCCTTTCTGCAGTACCAGTAGAACCCGCTGATAGGCTGCTGCTTTCAAACATTCCTGTGCATATTTATTGTAAGCACTCTGTAAAGAGCATTGTGTTTTTACAACATGTTTTACAGCATTGTGCATTGTAGACGATGTTGAGCACATGATCGCAATGGTAAAGGTGTTTAATCAGAATTCACTCAGTAATAGGGCTGTCGCGATTAGTTGATTTTattcgatttttaaaaatcttcgACTTCATTTTGCTGGCGTCGACTAACCGGCAAAATACCGGAAGTGGCGCATTTCACGGATGAGAATCCATACTACTCAGTAATGCTTTTCTTTGAAACCATGGAAGTAGCACTTTCAaatgtataattcattgtaATTAAAGCTATAGAtgacatatatttattatttgtatttagcaaATGCATTCTATCTAATTATTCTGTAATCGTATTTCTCTTGTAGGTTAAATGATTGTGGCTTAACAGACAAAAGCTGTTCAGCTCTGGCTACAGTTCTTGGATCAGATTCCAGTCTGAAAGAGCTGaacatgaacaataataatctgcaggattcaggagtgaagctgctctgCACTGGACTGCAAAATATGAAGTGTCATTTGGAGATACTGAGGTAAGTTTTGTGATTTGATCTGTCATTGACTAAACTGACACATTGTGCTATACTGTTTACAGAATGTATTTGGTTATGTTCAAGGTAGGGATAACTTAACATACATTTGATGGTTCATTTGTATCTGATAATGCATATCTGTTTGTATATAATTGGATATCAAAAGCTAACATAAGATGTTTTCAGgctattgttatttttgtattacatttactgatataatatactgtatgagaGTTCAAGGTTTTCCTCTTGAAGTCTGGACAATTTTTATAGTTTGCTTTAAATAAGTATCCTCTAAAACAAACTAcatgaataatgaaaatgttctctcatgatgaaaaagaaaaagttaactagtaaagtaaaaacatgttatatagcactttatacaatgcAGATAGTTTCAAAGCTGCTTTACAGGTATAAACAAGAAAATAGTGAATCAGTGATGAAAACAGAATTCAATTCTGCTGCAAAGTAACTCTAAAAAGACAATAGAAAATAGTCATTATTCAGTTAAAATCAGTTTAATGTTGATTCAGTTTGGTTCAGTAAATATGTAAAGTCCATCAATTTAAGAGCgagtttaattcatttataaagcaacTGTGGAGAAAACAGTGACGTCCTcatcagctcagttcagttctcatccaataatttctattttagtatttcatatattatatagttaCATGTTGTATGTTGGATATTTCTGTCAGGGCCACTATCATCAAACATAATGACAATTTAATGTAACAACATAATTCAGGATGAAGTCTGACTCAATGAGGAATATCAGAAGGCCAAGTCCTGACTGCTGAATAATACTGAATGGACCTTATATAAGGAAGTAGTGATAGGCtttgtattcctataggtagacgTGAATCAGCTGATGCTTAAATTATTAACCTCAGAGACCTCAAGATAATATAGCAgcacttttaaatgtataactcATTGCCATTAATGATATAcacctattatttatttacatattttaagttttattcaaGCATGCTAGTTTATTTTATCTAagaaatttgaatcaattaaatatactgtgtatatattaaaattttgttcatgtaaaaataattggtataaattaaatttttgtatttaacaaatatattgcATGTATCTAACTctgtgatttgttttatttctcttGCAGGCTAAATGATTGTGGCTTAACAGACAAAAGCTGTTCAGCTCTGGCTACAGTTCTTGGATCAGATACCAGTCTGAAAGAGCTGAACATGAGCAATAATaacctgcaggattcaggagtgaagcaaCTCTGCACTGGACTGAATAATATAAATTGcaaattagagataatgaggtAAGTTTTGACAATCCCTTTTGTTTGGTTAGAATTCAGATCCATCTGTTAATGTCACGAATTCGGCTTATGAACTTCTGTTCACctaccaccagaggtcactcgctcaccacattgactctcacaccatacatcacactggactgcatttcccatcatccattgcactgataacacatacacagctgattacactgattgcacacacagctgactgcgctgatcacacaccctacataaaccatggacttcctcttcctctttgcCGAGTATTGATCTGCGTTTAGCTCTCTTCTAGCGCCAGCTGCTTTACCgtgccattctgtgtttctgttcagttccagtgttgttctgcgtttatcactcccctagtgttagctgctaTACGGaacctgtttgttgttttctagtttgtgttccctgtatttacccctgtctcaccCTTGGACTTTATTCCCCTGCCTGGATTATTGCTGTGTACCTGGATTAACTCTTTTTGCCTTGCCCcgttggatactgttcgctgatcgtcgacccacgcttgccccaGCCTTGccctctttgtcttgtccctgacatacctgttttctgttgtttgaccctgcctgtgatttgaccatgtttattaataaaagcttgcacttggatccgctcGCCTCACGTCTCGTTTGTCCTGTTACAGTTAACACGGACCTAGATAATTTGCCACAGAATTGAGGACAGAACTGCTTCAGCTCAGTGAAATGTATAGGCTTTAATTCCATGCATGAACTCTACATCCCAGGTCcttccacagcatttcaatGTGGTTTAAGAGTGGACTTACGTTAGGCAAtttcaaaaatttaattttcttgGTTTTCAACCATTTTGAGGTTGTTTGTATGTTATGGATCATTTAGATGAAAGACTTTCACATCTGTTGAGTTTTAGATAATTGAAATCTTAAAGGGGTCGTGTactccattttaaattattttataatgttctcTGTGATGCACCTATAATGTtagatttttacataaaaaaaacacatcataaTTTAGATATAATAGGCTATTGTGTCCAGGCGGGGCACATTCAAGATGCTGAAGTGAacacccactgctatgattggctaacagttttgcatattaataaaatatttatttgtaaagcacattttaaaaacaagcgAAGCTGACCAAATTGTTGGTCAGCTTCAATTTggtcagaaataaaatgaataactcAAGACTATCAAATTTAAAACGGAACAATTAAACCAATGATCAAGGGGTATTGAAAGCTAGAGAGAACAGATATGTCTTTAGAGCAGACTTAAAAGCAGAAATAGAGGGGGCTAATCTAATATGAAGAGGTAGACTGTAGTTGCAAAAGCTCGATCACctcgttttttttaaagtctagaTCTAGGCACGATGAGTAGACAGAGATCACTGGACCTCAATGTTCTAGAAGAGGTGTACAGATGGACCAGGTCAGTCAGGTACTGAGGGGCCAAATTATTGAGGGctttataaacaaataacagaattttaaaatcaattctatATTTGATATGTAACCAGTGCAGTGTAGAA
The sequence above is a segment of the Onychostoma macrolepis isolate SWU-2019 chromosome 22, ASM1243209v1, whole genome shotgun sequence genome. Coding sequences within it:
- the LOC131531242 gene encoding NLR family CARD domain-containing protein 3-like, with amino-acid sequence MSEKRGKMSLSQKQSVRSGSHVSSSVSVKSDQSKGEPLNFSEETPSAAERLQYETLDSDFQINSNHKNFTDKLLGIFQDLENKIIKFIKNELEMFKKILQKENTHNFVKDFNENRCSNKEAALDLTLYFLREMKQDEAADTLEDELIFIHQLKCSLKRKYQCVFEGISKQGDSTLLNNIYTDIYITQGCSEQVNTEHEVRQIEVVSRRHESQEIQVECKNLFEAPEQDKQIRTVLTKGVAGIGKSVSVQKFVLDWAEGKENQDISFIFPLPFREMNLKEQEKLSLMDLITQFFPETKGLKLTRRNQFKVLFILDGLDECRLPVNFKDNEMWSDVSSPASLDVLLTNLIKGNLLPSALIWITTRPAAASKIPPDCIDRLTEIRGFSDAQKEEYFRKRITDENQTKEIIDHVKQSKSLFIMCHIPVFCWISATVLQNILEEKRNNVVKNNPADDASKTPQESNTEDTPKTLTQMYTHFLRFQIQQSRRKYDGEYTPDVSWDKDAIYSLGKLAFHQLERNNVIFYDTDLEACGIDVYKASVYSGMCTQIFKEETGIVLGTMYCFVHLSIQEFIAALYAHLFLDIKQRSIFVHESTEQENKSETMIDLLKTAVDKALESDNGHLDLFLRFLLGLSLQSNQRLLQGLLTQQNGNDQSKKEIVQYIKQKCEANLSPERSINLFYCLNELNDQTLVKEIQTHLSKGSLSSADLSPAQWSALAFVLLTSEEELEEFELQKFKKSDECLIRLSAVIKTSKRAL